One genomic region from Nocardia vinacea encodes:
- a CDS encoding PH domain-containing protein codes for MGLIDGLMGNAGRIDPGKAQEEYARLMGGGEQVYAAYLLVRDAILFTNKRLILVDKQGVTGRKVSYHSIPYRAITHFSVETAGTFDLDAELSIWISGTHEPVQKRFNRQVDIYEVQGILSHYVA; via the coding sequence ATGGGTCTGATCGACGGACTGATGGGCAATGCCGGGCGGATCGATCCCGGTAAGGCGCAAGAGGAATACGCGAGACTGATGGGCGGCGGTGAACAGGTCTACGCCGCGTATCTACTTGTCCGCGATGCGATTCTGTTCACCAACAAGCGTCTCATCCTGGTCGACAAGCAGGGTGTCACCGGCCGCAAGGTGAGCTATCACAGCATCCCCTACCGCGCCATCACCCACTTCTCGGTGGAGACCGCGGGCACCTTCGACCTGGATGCCGAACTCTCCATCTGGATCTCCGGCACCCACGAACCGGTGCAGAAGCGGTTCAACCGACAGGTCGACATCTACGAAGTGCAGGGCATCCTTTCGCACTACGTCGCCTGA
- a CDS encoding DUF2330 domain-containing protein has product MRAVHLLAVIGMLFATAGIGTLAPASACACGGVANPPGHLASVREETALVSWDGQRETVLMRLALKSGTDQAALIVPTPKPATVASGSAATFTELANLTAPKVVTQHRWFGSGFGDTASEGAMAAAGGGPTVLDRVQLGPLEATTLSGGNLDGIRKWLSDNGYEMRPEVVTTLEPYLREGWSFVAMRLTSVQPLDGAIDPVRLTFDSDRFVYPMRMSSAAKQAQYVHLYALSEHRVRRSDPDATAQSVHVDFAGRVASSDPELAPVTTNGRNYLTELRISIDSPADIRSDFAFEADSSDAEVYQTIHRTENVELFGVPAGIVILGTVFLAAIVVVFAIVRVLRA; this is encoded by the coding sequence ATGCGCGCTGTTCACCTGCTGGCCGTCATCGGAATGCTGTTCGCCACAGCCGGAATCGGCACGCTCGCACCGGCTTCCGCATGCGCGTGCGGCGGGGTCGCCAATCCGCCGGGTCACCTGGCGTCGGTGCGCGAGGAGACGGCGCTGGTCAGCTGGGACGGTCAGCGGGAGACGGTGCTCATGCGACTCGCGCTGAAATCCGGTACCGACCAGGCGGCGCTGATCGTGCCGACGCCGAAACCGGCGACCGTCGCGAGCGGTTCCGCCGCGACCTTTACCGAACTGGCGAACTTGACCGCACCCAAGGTCGTCACCCAGCACCGATGGTTCGGCTCCGGTTTCGGCGACACCGCGAGCGAGGGCGCTATGGCCGCGGCCGGTGGCGGCCCGACCGTCCTCGACCGCGTGCAACTCGGCCCGCTGGAGGCGACCACCCTGTCCGGCGGCAACCTGGACGGCATTCGAAAGTGGCTGAGCGACAACGGCTACGAGATGCGCCCCGAGGTGGTCACCACCCTGGAGCCTTATCTGCGCGAGGGCTGGTCCTTCGTCGCAATGCGCCTCACCAGCGTCCAACCACTCGACGGCGCAATAGATCCGGTGCGGCTGACCTTCGATTCGGATCGGTTCGTGTATCCGATGCGCATGTCCAGTGCTGCCAAACAGGCCCAGTACGTGCACCTTTACGCGCTGAGCGAGCATCGCGTGCGACGCTCCGATCCCGATGCCACCGCCCAGAGTGTGCACGTCGATTTCGCGGGCCGGGTTGCGTCATCGGATCCAGAACTCGCACCGGTGACGACGAATGGCCGCAATTATCTGACCGAACTGCGGATTTCGATCGACAGCCCCGCGGATATCCGCTCCGACTTCGCCTTCGAGGCCGATTCCAGCGACGCGGAGGTCTACCAGACGATCCACCGAACCGAGAACGTGGAACTATTCGGCGTTCCCGCGGGCATCGTCATCCTCGGCACGGTCTTCCTGGCCGCGATCGTCGTGGTATTCGCCATAGTCCGCGTACTGCGAGCCTGA
- a CDS encoding M23 family metallopeptidase: MLDKARRARLDRVPGVGGIGVIPPDWRAKLRERRESELRGRAREVLGECKDGLLWLRRQPPPDLHALWEDRPKPDYRALSRKHRILIAGVCVTAVFAAADSASTWGVTDRTPGPNEAQRVAFAYPQQMQSTPPSVKRYLNAIANGERIREQEVVAAAARATLERAKAEAAAAVSGEYQPWMAGSAPVTTGTVLPGIIGMVLPARGTFTSGFGSRWGTFHNGIDIAGPIGTPIYAVASGTVIDAGPAQGFGLWVRIRHDDGSITVYGHMYDFFVSVGERVPAGMQIARMGNRGDSTGPHLHFEVIVNGQHVDPQQWLAVHGLTFG; the protein is encoded by the coding sequence ATGCTTGACAAGGCTCGCCGTGCGCGGCTGGACCGAGTACCCGGGGTGGGTGGCATCGGTGTCATACCCCCCGATTGGCGTGCCAAGTTGCGGGAACGGCGCGAATCCGAGTTGCGTGGGCGGGCACGCGAGGTGCTCGGCGAGTGCAAGGACGGCCTGCTCTGGCTACGTCGGCAACCACCGCCCGACCTGCACGCGCTGTGGGAGGACCGGCCCAAACCCGACTATCGCGCGTTATCGCGCAAGCACCGGATCCTGATCGCGGGAGTCTGCGTCACAGCCGTATTCGCGGCCGCTGATTCCGCGTCCACCTGGGGCGTCACCGATCGCACGCCCGGCCCGAACGAAGCGCAACGCGTCGCCTTCGCCTATCCACAGCAGATGCAGTCGACACCGCCGTCGGTGAAGCGCTATCTGAATGCCATCGCCAACGGTGAGCGCATCCGTGAGCAGGAGGTGGTCGCGGCGGCGGCCCGCGCAACGCTGGAACGCGCCAAGGCCGAGGCGGCCGCGGCCGTGTCCGGTGAGTATCAGCCGTGGATGGCGGGCAGCGCGCCGGTCACGACGGGTACGGTGCTGCCCGGCATCATCGGCATGGTTTTGCCGGCCCGCGGCACCTTCACCTCCGGATTCGGTTCGCGCTGGGGCACTTTCCACAACGGCATCGATATCGCGGGGCCGATCGGCACACCGATCTATGCCGTCGCCAGCGGCACCGTCATCGATGCGGGACCCGCGCAGGGGTTCGGACTATGGGTGCGGATCCGGCACGATGACGGCAGCATCACCGTCTACGGCCATATGTACGACTTCTTCGTCTCGGTCGGCGAGCGTGTTCCGGCGGGTATGCAGATTGCCCGCATGGGTAACCGCGGTGACTCCACGGGGCCGCATCTGCACTTCGAGGTGATTGTCAACGGACAGCACGTCGACCCGCAGCAGTGGTTGGCGGTGCACGGGCTCACGTTCGGGTGA
- a CDS encoding HIT family protein — protein MASVFSAIIEGQLPGRFVWEDDEFVAFLTIAPVTQGHTLVVPRKEIDQWQDVDADTFARLNGVAQKVGQAVRHAWDAPRAGLLIAGLEVPHLHVHVFPAFTMGNFDISGANPHPTPESLDEAQTKIKTALRDLGYGANVPD, from the coding sequence ATGGCTTCTGTTTTCAGCGCGATCATCGAGGGCCAGCTGCCGGGCCGATTCGTCTGGGAGGACGACGAATTCGTCGCATTCCTCACCATCGCCCCGGTGACGCAAGGGCACACGCTGGTGGTCCCCCGCAAGGAGATCGATCAGTGGCAGGACGTCGACGCCGACACCTTCGCGCGGCTCAACGGTGTCGCGCAGAAGGTCGGCCAGGCGGTCCGCCACGCCTGGGACGCCCCTCGCGCCGGCCTGCTCATCGCCGGCCTGGAAGTCCCCCACCTGCACGTCCACGTCTTCCCGGCCTTCACCATGGGCAACTTCGACATCTCCGGCGCCAACCCCCACCCCACCCCCGAATCCCTCGACGAAGCCCAAACCAAAATCAAGACCGCCCTGCGCGACTTGGGCTACGGAGCCAACGTTCCCGACTGA
- a CDS encoding pyridoxal phosphate-dependent aminotransferase, whose translation MSRESRRSTIPPFYVMDVWKAAAERARTHGDVLVLAAGQPSTPAPAPVLRATKTAIDSELLGYTETFGILPLREAIAEHHLDTYGYAVEPDDVVVTTGSSGAFTLIFLAAFDAGDTVVVARPGYPAYRNSLTALGCRVIELDCGAETRFQPTVAMLEALPEPPAGLIVASPANPTGTMIDPDELAALARWCDAHGTLLISDEIYHGITYQGVGGGRTSSAWETSRESVVIGSVSKYFSMTGWRLGWMLAPSGLRPALQRLASNMTVCPPAVSQFAALHAFGAEAKEELDGHVRRYAVNRQLLLEGLPKLGITELAPADGAFYAYADIGHLTDDSRKWCTEVLDHTGVALAPGIDFDTAAGYRTVRFSFAGATADIEAALVRLGHYLRG comes from the coding sequence GTGTCCAGAGAATCTCGCCGGTCGACCATTCCACCTTTCTACGTGATGGATGTCTGGAAAGCTGCCGCGGAACGGGCCAGGACGCACGGCGATGTGCTGGTGCTGGCGGCCGGGCAGCCCTCGACGCCCGCACCCGCCCCGGTGCTGCGCGCGACGAAGACGGCAATCGATTCCGAATTGCTCGGTTACACAGAGACATTCGGCATTCTGCCGCTGCGCGAGGCGATCGCCGAACACCACCTCGATACCTACGGATACGCCGTCGAACCCGATGACGTCGTGGTGACGACCGGCTCCTCCGGCGCGTTCACCCTCATCTTCCTGGCCGCATTCGACGCCGGGGACACTGTCGTGGTGGCCAGGCCCGGATATCCGGCCTATCGCAACTCCCTCACCGCGCTGGGTTGTCGCGTCATCGAACTCGATTGTGGTGCGGAGACCCGATTCCAGCCGACGGTCGCCATGCTGGAGGCGCTCCCGGAACCGCCCGCGGGCCTGATCGTGGCCAGTCCGGCCAACCCGACCGGCACCATGATCGATCCGGACGAGCTCGCCGCGCTGGCCCGCTGGTGCGATGCGCACGGCACCCTGCTGATCTCCGACGAGATCTACCACGGCATCACCTACCAGGGCGTCGGCGGCGGTCGGACGTCATCGGCCTGGGAGACCTCGCGCGAATCCGTCGTCATCGGTTCGGTCTCGAAGTACTTCTCGATGACCGGCTGGCGGCTGGGCTGGATGCTGGCGCCGAGCGGATTGCGACCCGCACTGCAGCGGCTCGCGTCCAATATGACCGTGTGTCCGCCCGCGGTCTCGCAGTTCGCGGCGCTGCATGCGTTCGGCGCCGAGGCCAAGGAGGAACTCGACGGTCACGTCCGGCGCTACGCGGTGAATCGGCAACTGCTGCTGGAGGGGCTGCCGAAGCTCGGCATCACCGAGCTGGCCCCGGCCGACGGCGCCTTCTACGCCTACGCCGATATCGGCCATCTCACCGACGATTCCCGGAAGTGGTGCACCGAGGTGCTCGACCACACCGGAGTCGCCTTGGCCCCCGGTATCGACTTCGATACCGCGGCGGGGTACCGGACGGTACGGTTCTCCTTCGCCGGAGCTACTGCGGACATCGAGGCGGCACTCGTTCGGCTGGGTCACTATCTGCGTGGTTGA
- a CDS encoding HIT family protein yields MNPYTIFGDIVAGRAEASRVYEDDDVVAFMDIRPMTPGHLLVVPKVAARSLAELDPAVGGKLFQVAQKLAGALRDSEVGCDGVNFFLADGVTAGQEVFHVHLHVIPRTPGDGFGLRGRPTSPHRADLNYLASSIRGALDR; encoded by the coding sequence GTGAATCCGTACACGATCTTTGGGGACATTGTGGCTGGGCGGGCCGAGGCCAGCCGGGTGTATGAGGACGATGATGTGGTGGCGTTCATGGATATTCGGCCCATGACGCCGGGGCATTTGCTCGTGGTGCCGAAGGTGGCGGCGCGGAGTCTGGCGGAATTGGATCCGGCGGTCGGGGGGAAGTTGTTCCAGGTGGCGCAGAAATTGGCGGGGGCGCTGCGGGACAGCGAGGTGGGGTGTGATGGAGTTAACTTCTTCTTGGCCGACGGAGTGACCGCGGGTCAGGAAGTATTCCATGTGCACCTGCATGTCATTCCGCGGACGCCGGGTGACGGGTTCGGATTACGTGGGCGGCCGACCAGTCCGCACCGCGCTGATCTGAACTATCTGGCGAGTTCGATCCGCGGCGCACTCGATCGCTGA
- the purD gene encoding phosphoribosylamine--glycine ligase yields MRVLVIGSGAREHALVLALRRDPAVTALFAAPGNAGIAQYAQVRAVDQSSAEAVVALATDLDADLVVIGPEVPLVLGVADAVRAAGIACFGPSAAAARIEGSKAFAKDVMTAAGVRTAHSEIVDNPAELDAALDRFGPTWVVKDDGLAAGKGVVVTADRHAARDHGAELLEQGHPVLLESFLDGPEVSLFCLVDGETVVPLLPAQDHKRVGDGDTGPNTGGMGAYTPLPWLPEETATAIVDDVVKPVAAELVRRGCGFSGLLYAGLAIGADGPAVVEFNCRFGDPETQAVLALLESPLGELLNATATGTLAEVAAPRWRDGSAVTVVIAAENYPGHPRVGDVITGAGEGNTDDSSAVLHAGTALREDGALVSAGGRVLSVVGIGADLAEARAHAYDRIASIKLPGSHFRTDIGLAAAEDRISV; encoded by the coding sequence GTGCGCGTACTCGTCATCGGTTCTGGAGCCCGTGAACATGCCCTCGTCCTGGCCCTGCGCCGGGACCCCGCGGTGACCGCGCTGTTCGCGGCGCCGGGCAATGCAGGGATCGCCCAGTACGCGCAGGTCAGAGCCGTCGATCAGTCCTCCGCGGAGGCAGTTGTCGCCCTGGCTACCGACTTGGACGCGGACCTGGTGGTGATCGGCCCCGAGGTACCGCTGGTGCTCGGCGTCGCCGATGCGGTCCGGGCCGCGGGCATTGCGTGCTTCGGTCCGTCCGCTGCGGCCGCGCGCATCGAGGGTTCGAAGGCGTTCGCGAAGGACGTCATGACGGCCGCCGGGGTCCGCACCGCGCACAGCGAGATTGTGGACAACCCCGCTGAACTCGATGCCGCGCTCGACCGCTTCGGCCCGACCTGGGTGGTCAAAGACGACGGGCTGGCTGCGGGCAAGGGTGTGGTGGTGACCGCCGACCGGCATGCGGCCCGCGATCACGGTGCCGAACTGCTCGAGCAGGGCCATCCGGTGCTGCTGGAATCCTTCCTGGACGGACCAGAGGTTTCGCTGTTCTGCCTGGTCGACGGCGAGACCGTGGTGCCGCTGCTGCCCGCACAGGATCACAAGCGCGTCGGCGACGGTGACACCGGGCCGAATACCGGAGGTATGGGTGCGTACACGCCGCTGCCGTGGTTGCCGGAGGAGACGGCCACCGCGATCGTCGATGACGTCGTAAAGCCCGTTGCGGCGGAGTTGGTGCGGCGTGGCTGCGGCTTCTCCGGACTGCTCTACGCGGGTCTGGCGATCGGTGCGGACGGACCCGCCGTCGTCGAATTCAATTGTCGCTTCGGCGATCCGGAGACCCAGGCGGTGCTCGCGCTGCTGGAGAGTCCGCTCGGTGAATTGCTGAATGCCACGGCGACCGGCACACTCGCCGAGGTCGCCGCGCCGCGTTGGCGGGATGGTTCGGCCGTCACGGTCGTGATCGCCGCCGAGAACTATCCGGGTCACCCCCGCGTCGGTGATGTGATCACCGGAGCGGGCGAGGGCAATACCGACGACTCGTCCGCCGTGCTGCATGCGGGAACCGCGTTGCGCGAGGACGGGGCCCTGGTCTCCGCGGGCGGTCGTGTACTGAGTGTCGTCGGCATCGGCGCGGATCTGGCCGAGGCGCGCGCACACGCCTATGACCGAATTGCCTCGATCAAGTTGCCGGGCAGCCACTTTCGCACCGATATCGGCCTCGCCGCCGCCGAGGACCGCATCAGTGTTTGA
- a CDS encoding alpha/beta hydrolase family protein produces MRRTKIAVAVLAFAIALMEPMLVEPATASAAQIDRIDELSSTRSALFIESPSMGRIIQVQVLHPAGGGSHPSFYLLDGLDPGINQSTWTNATDAESFFRSKNVNVVLPVGGQASYYTDWQRDDPKFGRYQWETFLTEELPPIIDARYGNGVNAIGGLSMGGNAAFILAARHPELYRAIAGYSACPDTTLAMGAVMFSIANRGGDPVNMWGGPGSPAWAEHDAAALADRLRGKTIYLSTGTGMPGPHEAEIKPQLGENIVLGGPVEVGVNTCVISFEQRLRSLGIPAEVDYSPTGTHSWSYWQDTLHASWPTIGPAIGA; encoded by the coding sequence GTGCGGCGAACGAAGATTGCTGTTGCGGTGCTGGCCTTTGCGATCGCGCTGATGGAGCCCATGCTTGTCGAGCCGGCCACGGCATCGGCCGCACAGATCGATCGAATCGATGAACTGAGCTCGACGCGCTCGGCGCTGTTCATCGAATCGCCATCGATGGGACGGATCATCCAAGTCCAGGTTCTGCACCCGGCGGGCGGCGGCTCGCATCCGTCCTTCTACCTGTTGGACGGCCTCGATCCGGGGATCAACCAGAGCACCTGGACCAATGCCACCGACGCCGAATCCTTCTTCCGGAGCAAGAACGTCAATGTGGTGCTGCCGGTCGGCGGCCAGGCCAGCTACTACACCGACTGGCAGCGCGACGATCCCAAATTCGGCCGCTACCAGTGGGAAACCTTCCTGACCGAGGAACTGCCGCCGATCATCGACGCCCGATACGGCAATGGCGTCAATGCCATCGGCGGTCTCTCCATGGGCGGCAATGCGGCCTTCATTCTCGCCGCCCGCCATCCCGAGTTGTACCGGGCGATCGCGGGCTACAGCGCCTGTCCCGACACAACTCTCGCCATGGGGGCGGTGATGTTCTCCATCGCCAACCGCGGCGGCGACCCGGTGAATATGTGGGGCGGTCCCGGCAGCCCAGCCTGGGCCGAACACGATGCGGCGGCGCTCGCGGATCGCTTGCGCGGCAAAACGATCTACCTCTCCACCGGCACCGGCATGCCAGGTCCGCACGAGGCCGAGATCAAACCTCAACTGGGTGAAAACATCGTCCTCGGCGGTCCCGTCGAGGTCGGCGTCAACACCTGCGTCATCTCGTTCGAACAGCGGCTGCGTTCCCTCGGTATTCCCGCCGAGGTCGATTACAGCCCGACCGGAACCCATTCCTGGTCCTACTGGCAGGACACCCTGCACGCCTCCTGGCCGACCATCGGTCCGGCGATCGGAGCCTGA
- the purB gene encoding adenylosuccinate lyase, with protein sequence MSLVPNVLATRYASPELVHLWSPENKIVLERRLWLEVLRAQSELGIDLPAGVIDDYERVIDQVDLASIAERERVTRHDVKARIEEFNGLAGHEHVHKGMTSRDLTENVEQLQIRLSLVHVHAHGVAVAARLAERAAEYHALVMAGRSHNVAAQATTLGKRFASAADELLIALTRLRELIDRYPLRGIKGPMGTAQDMLDLLGGDSAKLATLEQQVARHLGFANVLTSVGQVYPRSLDHDVLSALVQVGSGPSSFAHTIRLMAGHELVTEGFQPGQVGSSAMPHKMNTRSCERVNGLQVVLRGYASMAAELAGAQWNEGDVFCSVVRRVALPDAFFAIDGMIETFLTVLTEFGAYPAVIARELDRYLPFLATTRMLIAAVRAGVGRETAHEVIKEHAVAVALAMREQGREPDLLDRLAADSRFPLDRAELDAALADKSAFIGAAEAQVSDVVAAVQKLVDQYPDAARYTPSPIL encoded by the coding sequence GTGAGCCTCGTCCCGAACGTCCTTGCCACCCGATACGCCAGCCCCGAGTTGGTGCATCTCTGGTCGCCCGAGAACAAGATCGTGCTCGAGCGGCGGCTGTGGCTGGAGGTGTTGCGGGCGCAGTCCGAACTCGGCATCGATCTGCCCGCAGGCGTCATCGACGATTACGAGCGGGTCATCGATCAGGTGGATCTCGCCTCGATCGCCGAGCGTGAGCGGGTCACCCGCCACGACGTGAAGGCGCGCATCGAGGAATTCAATGGACTGGCCGGGCACGAGCATGTGCACAAGGGCATGACCAGCCGCGATCTCACCGAGAATGTGGAGCAGCTGCAGATCCGGCTCTCGCTCGTGCATGTGCACGCGCACGGTGTCGCGGTGGCGGCACGGTTGGCCGAGCGCGCCGCCGAGTACCACGCGCTGGTGATGGCGGGTCGTTCGCACAATGTCGCCGCCCAGGCCACCACGCTGGGCAAGCGGTTCGCCTCCGCCGCCGACGAACTGCTGATCGCGCTGACCCGCCTGCGGGAGCTCATCGACCGCTACCCGCTGCGCGGTATCAAGGGCCCGATGGGCACCGCGCAGGACATGCTCGATCTGCTCGGCGGCGATTCGGCCAAGCTTGCGACGCTGGAGCAGCAGGTCGCGCGGCATCTCGGCTTCGCGAATGTGCTGACCAGTGTCGGCCAGGTGTATCCGCGCTCGCTCGATCACGATGTGCTGTCGGCGCTCGTGCAGGTCGGTTCGGGTCCGTCGTCGTTCGCGCACACCATTCGGTTGATGGCGGGCCACGAACTGGTCACCGAGGGCTTCCAGCCCGGCCAGGTCGGCAGTTCCGCCATGCCGCACAAGATGAACACCCGCTCCTGCGAGCGCGTCAACGGGCTGCAGGTGGTGCTGCGCGGTTACGCCTCGATGGCCGCCGAACTCGCTGGCGCGCAATGGAATGAGGGCGATGTCTTCTGCTCGGTGGTGCGCCGTGTCGCGCTGCCGGACGCCTTCTTCGCCATCGACGGCATGATCGAAACCTTCCTCACGGTGCTCACCGAATTCGGCGCCTACCCCGCCGTCATCGCCCGCGAACTCGACCGCTACCTGCCCTTCCTGGCCACCACCCGCATGCTCATCGCGGCCGTGCGCGCCGGGGTGGGCCGCGAAACCGCCCACGAGGTAATCAAGGAACACGCGGTAGCCGTCGCCCTCGCCATGCGCGAACAAGGTCGCGAACCCGACCTGCTGGACCGCCTGGCCGCCGACTCCCGCTTCCCGTTGGACCGCGCCGAATTGGATGCCGCCCTGGCCGACAAGTCCGCCTTCATCGGCGCCGCCGAAGCCCAGGTTTCCGATGTGGTCGCCGCCGTCCAAAAGCTCGTGGACCAATACCCCGACGCCGCTCGCTACACCCCGTCGCCGATCCTCTAA
- a CDS encoding helix-turn-helix transcriptional regulator, whose protein sequence is MEPGALMRAAREAAGISLRAMAERSYYSRAYLSLIETGQRPVPAGVVAAYERVLGADLERLTAVARAPASVDITALSDVAVMLAAMRRFEDAAGALTVLPAVRGMAEMTETFAGEARVGWNSAASLASEVTQYRGWLEHAIGADAAARRSLGTAVSLAEESRDPDRLAHSLGFLGYVTMSVGNYDEVVALSDAALAVRDAHPVITAYGRMRRAELLAAHGEKVEAQRALALADAAAEAADGAEPPASMYWWSTGFGAVQRGGVLALLGHTAEAIGEATHGLAVMPAEHRRSEWLASALRRVDPDMSAGDSV, encoded by the coding sequence ATGGAACCCGGTGCGCTGATGCGCGCCGCTCGCGAGGCGGCGGGTATCTCGCTGCGCGCGATGGCCGAGCGGAGCTACTACAGCAGGGCATACCTGTCGCTGATCGAGACCGGCCAACGCCCGGTACCTGCCGGTGTCGTCGCTGCCTACGAAAGGGTGCTGGGCGCGGACTTGGAGCGGCTGACGGCGGTGGCGCGAGCACCAGCCAGCGTGGACATCACCGCCTTGTCCGACGTGGCGGTGATGTTGGCGGCTATGCGCCGATTCGAGGACGCGGCAGGGGCTTTGACAGTTCTGCCCGCCGTCCGGGGCATGGCCGAGATGACCGAGACATTCGCCGGTGAGGCGCGTGTGGGATGGAATAGTGCGGCGTCCCTCGCGTCGGAGGTCACGCAGTATCGGGGGTGGCTGGAGCACGCGATCGGAGCTGATGCCGCTGCCCGGCGTAGCCTCGGCACGGCTGTGAGCCTGGCGGAGGAGTCTCGCGACCCGGACCGGCTTGCCCACAGCCTGGGCTTCCTCGGCTACGTGACTATGAGCGTGGGGAATTATGACGAAGTCGTCGCACTGTCGGACGCCGCGCTGGCGGTACGGGACGCGCACCCCGTCATCACGGCCTATGGGCGAATGCGGCGAGCCGAGCTATTGGCCGCGCACGGAGAGAAGGTCGAAGCACAACGTGCGCTGGCTCTGGCCGACGCGGCGGCGGAAGCGGCGGACGGCGCTGAGCCCCCCGCGTCGATGTATTGGTGGAGCACCGGATTCGGGGCTGTGCAGCGTGGCGGTGTGCTGGCGCTGCTGGGGCACACGGCCGAAGCAATCGGGGAGGCGACACACGGGCTGGCAGTGATGCCAGCCGAACATCGCCGGTCCGAATGGTTGGCATCAGCGCTGCGCCGCGTCGATCCAGACATGAGCGCGGGCGATTCGGTGTGA
- a CDS encoding TetR family transcriptional regulator, translating into MITATTPKGERRRQALVAAAAELLLEGGFDAVRHRSVATRADLPLASTTYYFESLDDLIARAVEFSGNSELDAMRRRVGEVSHRRRGAEATVDLVLDLLVGSDGNDEGARGQLIARYERSVASARHPELREVQLRLRAQLDELLADVLRRSDRAVRAEQMRRMVAVVDGAVVAALSEMDPEPRRMARGALLEVIDIVAPATPQQVDRFRTLD; encoded by the coding sequence GTGATAACCGCGACGACCCCGAAAGGCGAACGGCGTCGCCAGGCTTTGGTAGCGGCCGCCGCCGAGTTGTTACTCGAAGGCGGATTCGATGCGGTGCGGCATCGCTCGGTCGCAACGCGCGCCGACCTTCCGCTGGCGTCGACGACGTACTACTTCGAGTCGCTCGATGATCTGATCGCGCGAGCGGTCGAATTCAGCGGCAATTCGGAGCTGGACGCGATGCGGCGTCGAGTCGGCGAGGTGAGCCACCGCAGACGCGGCGCGGAGGCGACCGTCGACCTGGTGTTGGACCTGCTGGTGGGGTCGGACGGAAACGACGAGGGCGCACGCGGGCAGCTCATCGCGCGCTATGAGCGTTCGGTGGCCTCGGCGCGGCATCCGGAACTGCGGGAAGTGCAGCTCCGACTAAGGGCGCAGCTGGACGAGTTGCTCGCCGATGTGCTGCGCCGCTCCGATCGGGCGGTTCGGGCGGAGCAGATGCGCAGGATGGTCGCGGTGGTCGACGGGGCCGTGGTGGCAGCGCTGAGCGAAATGGACCCGGAGCCAAGGCGAATGGCGCGCGGTGCGTTGCTCGAGGTCATCGATATCGTCGCGCCCGCGACGCCGCAGCAGGTCGACAGGTTCCGGACATTAGACTGA